Genomic segment of Mycolicibacterium psychrotolerans:
GCTTTTCGAGCGTCGAGCACCGGGCCCTCTCCTCGTTTACCATTCCCGGGGTGGGGGCTCTCTGTGGTTTGCTGATGTCGGCGCTGCCGGTAATACCGATCGTCCTCGTATTGCTGGATCGACGCCACCAGGATTGTTGGCCGACAGTCACAAGGACGACGAGTCGCCGAAACGCTTGCGCACGGAACGCCGCCACGCGGGTCGGTTGGATCCCGCCACCAGGAAAGGCGGCGGTATTTGGCACGCGCGCCCCTGCTCAGAGGACGGCTGCAGCTGCCGGTGCGACGTCCACCGGACTTTGGAGTCCACCGCCGCATAGGTGGTTCACTTTCTACAGGGGGGATTGAGTTGGCAACTGCTCTAGCAAGGTATGAGCGCTATTCGCGGCGCCGACTTCGAAACGCGGCGCAGTCACGGCAGCGTCTCGACATCCAGGGTTTGCGGATGGTGGCCGTGCTTACTGTGTTCGCCAACCATCTTTGGAACTGGCCTTCGGGCGGCTTCATCGGCGTCGACGTGTTCTTTGTGATCTCGGGCTTCCTCATCACCGGGAACCTGCTGCGGGATGCGGAGAAGCGTGGAACGGTGTCATTTCAGCAGTTTTACTGGAATCGTGTGCGGCGGATCGTGCCCGCAGCCACCGTCGTCCTGCTCCTCACCTATCTCGCGGCCGTGTTGGTGTTTCTGCCATTCCGCGCCCGAGAGGTGGGAGTGGACGCGATCTTCGCGTTCGCGTTCCTGTCGAACTGGTGGTTCGGTTTCAAAGGCACCGACTACTTCCGCGCCTCCACCGACACCGTGTCGCCGCTGCAGCACTACTGGTCGCTGTCGATCGAGGAGCAGTTCTACTTCGTGTGGCCCGCACTGATCTTCCTGATCAGTGTGTTCGTTCTCCGTAAGGCTTGGACCCACCAGCATCGGATGCAGCTCGCCGCCGCCGCGATGGGCGGCATCGTGGCGGTGTCCTTGGGGTGGGCGATCTACCGCACCCACACGGCGGCGATAGCCGCGTACTTCGACACGTTCTCCCGGGTGTGGGAGCTCGGCGTCGGCGCGCTGCTGGCCTGCTCCGTCGGGCTGCTCGAACGCATTCCAACCGCCTTGAAACCGCTCCTATCGTGGGCTGGGTTGGGGTTGATAGTGGCCAGTCTGTTCCTGCTCAGCGACGGAGCCTCCGGTTTCCCTGCTCCGTGGGCGCTCCTGCCTGTGGCGGGCGCCGCGCTGGTGATCGCCGCTGGCGTGGGCGGGGAGCCGCAGTATCAGGCGTTTCTCCGCAACCCACTTTCCGGGTACATCGGAGACGTCTCCTACTCGCTGTACCTCGTCCACTGGCCAATCATCGTGATCGTCGCCGAATTGATGAATAGCGGGCCCGGTTACGACCTGGCCATCATCGCGCTCGGATTCGGGCTTGCCATCGCGTCCTATCACTTCGTAGAAAACCCATTGCGCAAGGCGGACTGGTCCAAATTCCGCTACACAGCGCATGAAATACGCCGGCGCCGCTACGCCCCGCAGAAGTCCATCGAATACGCGGCGGTGGCCGCCCTGTCGCTGATTGCGGTCGGCGTGACCGCCTTCGCAATCCGCCCGGTCGAGCCGCCCACCCTGCCACCCAGCGTCATCGCGCAAGCGCCGGAGGCCGAGGCACCCGGCACCGCTCCCGTAGGACCGCTCGGCGCCGAGCTCCAGAACGAAATCGGCGAAGCCTTGAAAGCCACCGAGTGGCCCAACCTCACCCCACCGATGGAACAAGCAATCGGCGGGCAGATGGCCCCCAGCGAAGTCGTCGCCTGCGGCCAAGTCGACCTCTACAGCGTCGAAAAATGCACCTGGGGATCCCCCGACGCGCCGTTTCGCATGTTCGTCGTTGGTGACTCCATTGCGCTCGCCTACGCCGGTCCGCTGACGAAGCTTGTCGCAGACTCAAATGGTCAAATGCAAGTTCATGTCGCACCGTTAGCGGGCTGCCAATTCTCGAATGATCAAATCTTCAACGCGGACGAGAAGTCCGTCGCGGTGAACTACCCCAGGTTTTGTTCCGATCTTTATAGGAGGATCAGGAACATGCCCCGTCAGTATTCGCCGGAGTTTCGCGATCGTGCGTTACGGATGTTGGACACCACGATGGAGGCCTCGGAAGTATCGGAGTTCGAGGCGATTAAGTCTGTGTCGAGCAAACTCGGCATCTCTGAAGAGTCGCTGCGTCGATGGCGGCGCAAGGCTCAAGTCGATGCCGGGGAACGACCCGGGACGTCCAGCTCCGAGCACGCCGAGATCCGCCGCCTCAAGCGAGAAGTTGCCGACTTACGCAGAGCCAACGAGATTCTGAAGTCTGCGTCTGCGTTTTTCGCAGCGGAGCTCGACCGCCCCGCGACGAAATGATCGCCTACATCGATGCACATCGCGATCAGTTCGGGGTCGAGCTCATCTGTCGTATCTTGCGGGCAGCAATCCCGGGATTCCTCACCTCCCGGGGCTACCGAGCCGCCAGGACCCGCCCGCCCTCAGATCGCGAAATCCGCGACGAACAGCTGATCGCGGACCTGCGTGTGGTGCACCGGCAGAACTACTCGGTGTACGGGGTCAAGAAGATGCATCAGGCCATGAAACGTCGCGGCTGGCACCTAGGCCGCGAACAGACCCGACGCTTGATGCGCATGGCCGGCCTGCGCGGTGTGCAGCGCGGAAAGCCGGTGTTCACCACCGTCACCGACCCCGCTGCCGCCCGGCCCGCTGACCTGGTCAACCGTCAATTCAAGGCCCCGGCACCCAACCGGTTGTGGGTCGCCGACATCACCTTCGTACGCACCTGGCAGGGATTCTGTTACACCGCCTTCGTGACCGATGCCTGCACCAAGAAGATCGCCGGCTGGGCCGTCTCGGCCACGATGCGTACACACGACCTGCCGCTTCAAGCATTCAATCATGCCGTGTGGCAGTCGAATACCGATCTATCCGAGTTGATTCATCATTCCGACCGCGGATCGCAGTACTTATCGCTGACCTATACCGACCGACTGGCCGAACTCGGCATCGCACCCTCGGTCGGGTCCCGCGGCGATAGTTATGACAACGCCCTCGCCGAAGCCGTCAATGCCGCCTACAAGACCGAACTGATCAGCCGCGCTAAACCATGGCGGTGCGTGGACGACGTCGAGCTCTCGACTGCCGCATGGGTGGCCTGGTACAACCAGGAACGCCTGCACGAAGCCCTCGGCTACGTTCCACCAGCCGAGTACGAGGCCGCCCTCACCGGCGCCTCATACCCCGCGAGCCAGCCAACCCCGGCCCTCGCAACCGAGTAGGAACAAAACCCGGGGTAGTTCACGGCCTGTCCGGCCCGGAAACAGCACGCCGTCGACATGATCAATCAGACGAAACCCGCCGTTGTGTTCATCGCCGACTCCTACGCCCAAAAACACCTGATCGGCGGTGACCAGGACCTCACTACTGGCGAGTGGGCGACGGGTATGCAAACCATCGTCGAGAAGTTCCGGCGCAGCGCCGAGAAAGTGGTGTGGCTGTCCGCTCCCCCACCTGACAAGAACATCGCCGAATGCTACGGGAAACGCAGCAGCGCCCCAGCGGACTGTATTAGCGAGGTCCAAAACTACTGGATCGACATGGCGCAGGCCGAACAAGATGTCGCTGCGGCGGTCGAGGGGGTGTGGGTCGATTCGCGGCCTTGGTTCTGCAAGGACGCCCTCTGCCCCGCGTTCGTGGGGTCGACCCCCACCAAGCGGGACACCGCTCACCTCACGCGGGCTTACGGCGAAAAAATCACCCCAGTCATCGCTGAGACGCTGCGGAACGCGGGCGTGCTCCCCGCGACCGGCTAAAACGACTTCCTGCGCAATTCACTACTTGGTTAGCGCCTGCGCCAACAACCGCGTGCAGTTGGGTGTCAGCGACGAGGGCGTTGCTCTTAAGGTTGAGCACCGCGGCGACCCGCGACGGCAACAAGCGGTCTCCGTACCGCTCCGTCTCCTCCAGGTCCCCTTGTCCACCACCCTCGTTGTGAATGAGGGGTGGCTCTTCTCGTGTCTCACCGTGCTAAACGGCTACGTGGACGTCTTGGCGGTGTCCGTGGCCATGAAAAAGTCCTCACTGGTGGCCAAGTAGAGGTCCCCGCTGGTGGCCAGATAAAAGTCCCCGCCCCGTGTTCGTCGTGTCGATCAGGAACTGCGGGCCCCGATGGTGACGGTGAAGGTGCCAACCAAACGCCACCACCATCGGGGAGTTCCATTGAAGTCTGCGAAGGACCGCATGGACATCATTTCTGCCTACCAACAAGTCGGGTCATACCGAGGAGCCGCCGAGCTCTGCAAAACCACCCCCAAGACCGTAAAACTCATCGTGAGGAAGTTCGAGGCCGGCGGCAACGCACCGCCACGGGCGGAGCGGGCCCACAACTACGATGCGGTGACCGATCTGGTCACCGAGCGTGCGAGAAGTCCCAGGGTCGGATGTCGGCCAAGCGAATGCTGCCGATCGCCCGCGCCGCCGGATATGAGGGATCGGCACGCAACTTCCGTCGCCTGGTCGCCGAAGCGAAACTGTTGTGGCGCAACGAGCATCACCGTGGGCGCCGACCGGCGGTCTGGTCACCGGGTGAGTATCTGGTGATCGACTGGGCCCAGGCCGCACCGGGATTGCTCCTGTTCTGCGCGGTGCTGGCGTTCTCCCGGTGGCGGTTCGTCGCCTTCGCCACCGACCAGAGGGCCTCCACCACGTTGGCGTTGATCGCTGAAGCCTTCAACGCGATCGCCGGGGTTCCGGCGCGCGTGCTGGCCGACCGGATGGCCTGCCTCAAAGGCGGCGTGGTCGCCAACGTGGTGATCCCCACCGCTGAATACACTCGACTGGCAAGCCATTATGGCTTCGCGCCGGACTTCTGCCACGCCTCGGATCCCGAATCCAAGGGCATCGTCGAGAACCTGTGTGGCTACGCCCAACGCGACCTGGCGGTGCCCATGCTCACCGAGGCCAAGATCGCTGGAGTGCCGGTGGACCTACAGTCTGCGAACGCCGCAGCCAGAGCGTGGTGCGTCGAGGTCAACGCTGCGATTCACTCGGAGATCTAGGCCATTCCCGATGAACGATTAATCATCGAACGGGAAGTGCTGCAACCACTACCGTCGCTACGGTTGCAGATCGGGGCGCCACCGGTGCTCCGCAAGGTCGACCGACTGTCGTGTGTCCGGTATGCCTCGGCCCGCTACTCGGTACCCACTCGACTCATCGGAGCCAGCGTGGCGATGGTGCTCGATCACGGCGCGGTCTGCCTGGTCGAACCCAGCACCGGGATGATCGTGGCCGAGCATAAACTCGCAGCACCAGGTAGCGCCTCGATCCTGGACGCGCACTACGACGGGCCACGACCAGCGCCGCATCGCGGCCCACGCCCCAGGACGGGGACTGAGCAGCAGTTCTGTGCCTTGGGTACTGATGCCGAAGCGTTCCTCATCGGTGCAGCAGCGATCGGCAACACCCGCCTGGGCTCCGAGCTGGAAGTCCTACTCGGGTTGGGCGCCGCTCACGGCACGGACGCCGTGACCGCGGCGCTGCGCCGGGCGGTTGCGTTCCGGCGGTTGCGTGCCGCTGACGTGCGCTCCATCCTGGCCGCCGGCGCCGGAACCCCTCAACCACGCACCGCTGGGGATGCGTTGATCCTGGACCTACCGGTCGCTCCGACCCGATCGTTGGATGCCTACACGGTCATCCCGACCGCTGACGGCGGGGTTACGTCATGACCACCACACCATCCAAACTGGCCAAAGCCGTTGCA
This window contains:
- a CDS encoding IS3 family transposase (programmed frameshift), with amino-acid sequence MPRQYSPEFRDRALRMLDTTMEASEVSEFEAIKSVSSKLGISEESLRRWRRKAQVDAGERPGTSSSEHAEIRRLKREVADLRRANEILKSASAFFRSGARPPRDEMIAYIDAHRDQFGVELICRILRAAIPGFLTSRGYRAARTRPPSDREIRDEQLIADLRVVHRQNYSVYGVKKMHQAMKRRGWHLGREQTRRLMRMAGLRGVQRGKPVFTTVTDPAAARPADLVNRQFKAPAPNRLWVADITFVRTWQGFCYTAFVTDACTKKIAGWAVSATMRTHDLPLQAFNHAVWQSNTDLSELIHHSDRGSQYLSLTYTDRLAELGIAPSVGSRGDSYDNALAEAVNAAYKTELISRAKPWRCVDDVELSTAAWVAWYNQERLHEALGYVPPAEYEAALTGASYPASQPTPALATE